From Methanosarcina lacustris Z-7289, one genomic window encodes:
- a CDS encoding phosphopantetheine adenylyltransferase: MPKVALGGTFQYLHDGHARLIEKAFEIAGDGKVHIGLTSDEMLQKSHSVESYKIREKRLLGSLKKMEIPIQKYEVTRLNDPYGPTLEEDFDYIVVSPETYPVALKINCIRKEKGKSPLEIVYVEYVMAEDGVPISSTRIAKGEIDRHGRLKTEA, from the coding sequence ATGCCAAAGGTCGCCTTAGGCGGTACGTTTCAGTATCTTCACGACGGACATGCCAGATTAATTGAAAAAGCGTTTGAGATCGCAGGGGACGGAAAAGTTCACATAGGGCTCACTTCGGATGAAATGTTACAAAAAAGCCACAGCGTAGAGAGTTATAAAATCCGGGAGAAGCGGCTGCTTGGGTCCCTGAAAAAAATGGAGATTCCTATACAAAAATATGAGGTTACAAGGCTGAACGATCCCTACGGGCCGACTCTGGAGGAGGACTTCGACTATATAGTAGTCTCCCCTGAGACCTATCCGGTTGCCCTGAAAATTAACTGCATCAGGAAGGAAAAGGGGAAAAGCCCTCTTGAAATTGTGTACGTTGAGTATGTGATGGCTGAAGACGGAGTCCCGATTTCATCCACAAGGATTGCAAAAGGGGAGATTGACAGGCACGGCAGGTTAAAAACCGAGGCTTAA